AGCACCGGGGCGAAGTGTGTCGGCCCGAACGACAACGGCACTGCTACGCGCAAGCGACCGCGAAGGGCGCCGGCGGGCAAGATGGTTTCCTTGGCGATGTCGATTTCGCTGCAGACTCGGGCGGCGTAATCGCGGAACGTCGCGCCGGCCTCGGTGAGTGATGCCCCGCGCGTCGAGCGTGCCAGCAGTTGCACGCCCAGTTCTGCTTCAAGCCGGGCCAGCCGGCGGCTGACGATTGATTTCGAAACCCCGAGCCGCAGCGCAGCCTGTGAAATACCCCCGGCATCCGCCACTTCGACAAAGGTTTGCAGTTCTTCGATATCCATTTTCGCGTTCCCCTTGGCGCGACACAGTTCGCCTCGGGATGCTACTACTGCAGCGAATAGGGGAACAGCACAATGGCTTTTCCAGCCGCGGCGTCACACGCCAGTGTTCTGGAACCCATCAGCCGCACGGGCCACGGCCGCTGCACCGACGTGCGTTACCCATACAAAAGGACCTGCAAATGGCAAGCGAAACAATCCGCAACCCCCACACCGATCAACTGCTGACGCCCGACAATTCAGCGTTGATCATCATCGACTATCAACCGGTTCAGGTGTCCTCGATCCGCTCGATGCCACGGGATGAACTGGTCTTCAATATCACCAGTGTTGCGAAGGCGGCGCTCAACTACAACCTGCCGATCATCCACTCGACCGTCAATGTCGCGACCGGCCGCAACAAACCACCGATTCAAGAGTTGCAAGCGGTGCTCGGTCATCTGCCGACCTATGACCGCACATCGATCAACAGTTGGGAGGACACCGAGTTCAAGCAAGCGGTCAAGGCGCTCGGGCGCAAGAAACTGATTATGACCGCGCTGTGGACCGAAGCGTGCCTGACCTTCCCGGTGCTCGATGCGATCCAGGAAGGCTATGAGGTTTACGTGCCGGTCGATGCGGTGGGAGGCACGTCGCTCGCTGCGCACGACGCGGCGTTGCGCCGAATGGAGCAGGCGGGTGCGAAGCTCATCAGCCGCGTGCAAATGTACTGCGAACTGCAACGCGACTGGGCGCGAGAGGTAACCGTGCCAGGTTTCATGGGCGTGTTCGAAAACTTCGACGGCTTCAACGCTGAAAAGGCGCTGGAGGCGGCGGGCAACAAGGCCTGATTAACGGGCTGTTGTTGAAGGTGGCGCTGGCGACAGCTGGCGCGGCCTTCATTTAGCTTGTTTCTAATGCCGCAAAATAATCTGAACCGCTCCGAGGCCTGCTCGCCTAATGATTAGCTTGTGGTCAATCGCACAGGCCCTGTGTCAGTCACGGCACACTCCGAGAGGTGGTCAACGTGGCTAAAGACAAAAAGAAAAGCAAAGACAAAGGTGACGCTTCGAAAGCCAGCAAGGATTTGAAGGACAAAAAGTCATCGCCTGAGAAGAAATCAGCAGCGGCTTCGGCGCTTTCAAAGTCCTCCGACAAGGACAAGAAAGACAAGAAGAAAGATGCCGAGCCGAAGAAGTCTGCCAAGAAAGCCGATAGCAAGCCTGAGAAGGCCAAGGATTCAAAGAAGGCTGACAAGCCGGCTAAAAAGAAAAAGTGATCTTGAAGGCAATAAAAAACCCGGCATTCAAACCGGGTTTTTTATTGCCTGCTATTTGCAGATCAGAGCGCCGCTTTGACCTGCAAACCAAACACCAGCGCATTGTCGATGTCCTGCCCGGAGAACGCGCCCGGCTCGATGATGTACTGCAGATTCGGCCGCAGGGTCAGCCAAGGCGTGGCCTGATAACCGTAGCCGAGTTCGATCAATTGCTCGGCGCTGTCCAGGTTCGGGAATGCCGTGCCATTGTTCAATGCGGCGTCCTGCAGCACGTCGCGGCTGCGCGGGTTCGGTACGGCGCGACCATAACCCAGCGCTACGGTGTCACGCGGACGACCTTCGAACGGTTTGTACAGAACCACGCCAGTGCCGTACCACTTGCTGAACGGCGAAGCCGCTTCGCTGGCCGCCGAGTACTGACCGAAGGCATGCAGGCTGCGGCCTTCGGACGTTGGCGAGTTCCAGACGGCCTGATCGATCAGCAGGTAATGACCGCCGCGACCGGACACTTCTTTATCGCTGCCGATGCGTTTTACATCAGAGCTGTCGTAGTAGTAACCGAGCTTGTATTCGCCGGGCAATTCACCCGCATGTTTGTACACCAGCTCGATCGGCACCACGGTGCCAGTGGTGTGTTTCGGGCCAAGGTGCCAGGCGCGGCTGGAGTTGCCGTTGCTTTGCGGGTCGACGTTGAATGCGGCCACGCGCAGTTGCCACGAGGACGACAGATCGTATTTCACCCGCACGCCCAAATGGGCATTGGGGTAGTTGGTCCAGCCGCTGCCGCCGGACATGTTCAGCGG
This region of Pseudomonas sp. R84 genomic DNA includes:
- a CDS encoding hydrolase, translating into MASETIRNPHTDQLLTPDNSALIIIDYQPVQVSSIRSMPRDELVFNITSVAKAALNYNLPIIHSTVNVATGRNKPPIQELQAVLGHLPTYDRTSINSWEDTEFKQAVKALGRKKLIMTALWTEACLTFPVLDAIQEGYEVYVPVDAVGGTSLAAHDAALRRMEQAGAKLISRVQMYCELQRDWAREVTVPGFMGVFENFDGFNAEKALEAAGNKA
- a CDS encoding carbohydrate porin yields the protein MLSAVGFSRSDLFKGLLLGVACTTTLPALADNDSDLLTRSTLTGDWGGLRHQMDEQGIKFTGDYSGEMAYNADGGLHRSARYSQNIKLGVQFDLSKLYGVDNAGKVQLTINDRRGNSASEDLVGNRLPIQENYGGLYTRLTELSYERSVFTPALNVKLGYMAMGNDLGGLDSGILCNFMNAGFCGHPLNMSGGSGWTNYPNAHLGVRVKYDLSSSWQLRVAAFNVDPQSNGNSSRAWHLGPKHTTGTVVPIELVYKHAGELPGEYKLGYYYDSSDVKRIGSDKEVSGRGGHYLLIDQAVWNSPTSEGRSLHAFGQYSAASEAASPFSKWYGTGVVLYKPFEGRPRDTVALGYGRAVPNPRSRDVLQDAALNNGTAFPNLDSAEQLIELGYGYQATPWLTLRPNLQYIIEPGAFSGQDIDNALVFGLQVKAAL